The Fervidibacillus albus genome contains a region encoding:
- a CDS encoding FecCD family ABC transporter permease, translated as MNQLIKKHFFLIVIASIFIIVVTIISVLFGTKDISFSTVLEAFVSFDEENVDHQIVRYSRVPRAIAVLFIGGFLAVSGAIMQGITRNYLASPTLMGINDGSSFLITLAIVFVPNLSNYQMILISMIGSALGASLVFGFGSLIKNGLSPIRLAIIGTIIGTFLSSVASAIAMYFQVSQTVAAWYNTKVQVIDPNMLYISIPFGIIGLAFAMTTARAISITSLGEDVAVSLGQKTKTVKLISILSVVLLTGTAVALVGKISFIGLVIPHVIRFIVGEDYRYIIPYSLVFGAFFLSLCDLISRYLNFPYETPIGVVTAMIGVPFFLYLIRTRGGGKHA; from the coding sequence TTGAATCAATTGATTAAAAAACATTTTTTTCTCATAGTTATTGCTTCTATATTTATCATAGTAGTTACAATCATTTCAGTTTTATTCGGAACAAAAGATATAAGTTTTTCAACAGTACTTGAAGCATTTGTTTCATTTGATGAAGAGAATGTTGATCATCAAATTGTCCGTTATTCGAGAGTACCGAGGGCAATTGCCGTTCTTTTTATAGGGGGCTTTTTAGCTGTCTCTGGTGCAATTATGCAAGGAATTACTCGAAACTACTTGGCTTCCCCAACTTTGATGGGGATAAATGACGGATCTTCCTTTCTAATAACCCTTGCAATTGTATTTGTTCCTAATTTATCAAACTACCAAATGATATTAATTTCTATGATTGGATCTGCATTGGGAGCAAGTCTCGTATTTGGTTTCGGTTCGTTAATAAAAAATGGTCTATCTCCAATACGATTAGCAATTATTGGGACGATTATCGGAACTTTTCTAAGTAGTGTCGCATCTGCAATTGCTATGTATTTTCAAGTTTCTCAAACGGTTGCAGCCTGGTATAACACGAAAGTTCAAGTTATTGATCCGAATATGCTATACATATCCATCCCATTTGGAATTATTGGTCTAGCTTTCGCGATGACAACTGCACGTGCAATTTCCATCACTTCTTTAGGAGAAGATGTTGCAGTTAGTTTAGGTCAAAAAACAAAAACGGTAAAACTTATAAGTATACTTTCTGTTGTTTTATTAACGGGCACTGCAGTCGCTTTAGTTGGTAAAATTTCTTTCATAGGTTTAGTCATTCCTCACGTTATTCGTTTCATTGTTGGAGAAGATTATCGATATATTATTCCCTACTCACTTGTTTTCGGTGCATTCTTTTTAAGTTTATGTGATTTGATTAGTAGATATTTGAATTTCCCATATGAAACCCCGATTGGTGTAGTAACTGCCATGATCGGTGTCCCATTCTTCTTGTACTTAATTCGAACACGAGGGGGTGGAAAGCATGCATAA
- a CDS encoding FecCD family ABC transporter permease, with protein sequence MHKPVGRFLVAIFGLIVFLILSFYLHITNGMFDISFSEVFKTLFGFETNETFRLVIFDFRLPRIVIASLIGVALAISGVVLQGITKNGLADPGILGINSGAGAAVVIFMYFFQFQAVRTDGSDIVNILMMPVFGFVGGTLAALLIFTFSYKNGYLDVQRLILTGIAINSGFGAISLYISLKMNEKDFESAAIWQAGSIYNANWTFIIAMLPWIIILGFYIYRKAYILDYFLLEENEIISLGIPLEREKNLLLLASVGLVSASVSVSGNIGFIGLMAPHIARQLVGISNRFVMPASAFIGAGLLIFSDFLAKTVFAPSELAVGIVVSIIGIPYFLYLLIKEK encoded by the coding sequence ATGCATAAACCGGTCGGACGTTTTCTAGTGGCTATTTTTGGATTAATCGTTTTTTTAATCCTCAGTTTCTATCTGCATATTACAAACGGTATGTTTGATATAAGTTTTTCGGAAGTTTTTAAAACGCTTTTCGGATTTGAAACGAATGAAACGTTTCGACTTGTCATTTTTGATTTTCGTCTTCCACGTATTGTCATTGCTTCTTTAATTGGTGTTGCTCTTGCTATCTCTGGGGTTGTTTTGCAAGGAATTACGAAAAACGGACTAGCAGATCCTGGTATTTTAGGAATAAATTCTGGTGCTGGTGCAGCTGTCGTTATTTTTATGTATTTTTTTCAGTTTCAAGCGGTAAGAACCGATGGATCTGATATCGTAAATATTTTAATGATGCCGGTGTTTGGATTCGTGGGAGGAACGCTTGCTGCCCTTTTAATATTTACATTTTCATATAAAAACGGTTATTTAGATGTACAACGATTAATACTAACTGGAATTGCTATTAATAGCGGTTTCGGAGCTATATCATTGTATATCTCATTAAAAATGAACGAGAAAGACTTTGAATCAGCCGCTATATGGCAAGCAGGATCCATTTATAATGCAAATTGGACTTTTATTATTGCAATGCTTCCTTGGATTATCATTTTAGGTTTTTACATTTATCGTAAGGCCTATATACTTGATTACTTCCTACTAGAGGAGAATGAAATAATCAGTTTAGGAATTCCATTAGAAAGAGAAAAGAACTTGTTATTATTGGCTAGTGTTGGTTTAGTTAGCGCATCTGTTTCTGTCTCCGGGAATATTGGATTTATAGGACTTATGGCACCTCATATTGCAAGGCAACTCGTCGGGATTTCCAACCGGTTTGTTATGCCAGCAAGTGCTTTCATTGGTGCAGGACTATTAATTTTTTCTGATTTTTTAGCGAAAACTGTTTTTGCACCATCTGAATTGGCAGTAGGTATTGTTGTTTCAATAATCGGAATACCTTACTTTTTATATCTACTTATAAAGGAAAAATAA
- a CDS encoding ABC transporter ATP-binding protein gives METAFRVENLTVGYEKETILHHLNLHITKGKITTIIGPNGSGKSTLLKTIGRILKKEKGKIFLQEQDMQKMPTKEIAKRLAILSQSPAAPLQLKVEELISFGRYPHRKNINRLSTKDMEIMEWAMDVTNTLNFRNRELGELSGGQRQRVWLAMALAQETDILLLDEPTTYLDMAHQLEVLKIIQNLNVKHGATIVMVLHDINHAARFSHNMIAMKKGKIIDNGPPSKIMTPKILKEVFDIEAKIIRDEDLGVPFCFSYDLDN, from the coding sequence ATGGAAACAGCCTTTAGAGTAGAAAATTTAACAGTCGGTTATGAAAAGGAAACTATTTTACATCATTTAAATTTACATATCACTAAAGGAAAGATTACCACTATTATAGGCCCTAATGGTTCAGGCAAATCCACATTGTTAAAAACCATTGGTCGAATTTTAAAGAAAGAAAAAGGGAAAATTTTTTTACAAGAACAAGATATGCAAAAAATGCCTACAAAGGAAATTGCAAAACGATTAGCAATTCTTTCCCAATCTCCAGCTGCACCTCTCCAATTGAAAGTTGAGGAGTTAATTTCCTTTGGTCGATATCCGCACCGAAAAAATATCAATCGTCTATCAACAAAAGATATGGAAATTATGGAGTGGGCGATGGATGTGACGAATACACTAAATTTTCGTAATCGTGAATTAGGTGAATTATCTGGAGGACAACGTCAACGCGTTTGGCTAGCCATGGCATTAGCTCAAGAAACTGATATTTTACTCCTTGATGAGCCAACAACTTATTTAGATATGGCACACCAATTAGAAGTTTTAAAAATTATTCAAAATTTAAATGTGAAACATGGAGCCACAATTGTCATGGTACTCCATGATATCAATCACGCAGCTAGATTTTCCCACAATATGATCGCTATGAAGAAAGGAAAAATTATCGATAACGGACCTCCATCGAAAATTATGACTCCAAAAATTTTAAAAGAGGTATTCGATATAGAAGCGAAAATTATTCGAGACGAAGACTTAGGTGTGCCCTTTTGTTTTAGTTATGATTTAGACAACTAA
- a CDS encoding NtaA/DmoA family FMN-dependent monooxygenase (This protein belongs to a clade of FMN-dependent monooxygenases, within a broader family of flavin-dependent oxidoreductases, the luciferase-like monooxygenase (LMM) family, some of whose members use coenzyme F420 rather than FMN.), whose translation MKKNRQLHIGFSLSPTWLKGDRWRDADSDVENLYSSNFYAKLAKKAENAKLDFLFKPDVLHLKKDSLNYSPGYSSLDPTLMLASIARETEHIGLVTTISTTFNSPYVVARQLQSLNWISNGRAGWNIVTSIDGAENFSNSSMPSSQDRYEKAYEFTNVVRKLWDSFPYESLIYNRESGKYVHTEKITPIHHNGKFFNIKGPLNIPAYTSDSLPLFQAGASPSGRKFAASMADAVFASTPDIDSGIELRTNLRNLANKFGRTSDSIRVFPGLYFFLAKTRSEAKDLYNEAHSYMSLEQKYALFQSIIGMDISELPLDQPVTAKMLPDFNQSVRSNTHAELLRNLIRSKEPTVEELLSKPEVIGSGHWLVVGTVEDAFREIIKWFQAEAMDGFIALPGSISSINLFFDELIPMLVEKGLFRREYSGSTLCEHLGVHSSQ comes from the coding sequence ATGAAAAAAAATAGACAACTCCATATAGGTTTTTCGTTATCACCGACCTGGTTAAAAGGCGATAGATGGCGTGATGCAGATAGTGATGTGGAAAATTTATACTCAAGCAACTTTTATGCAAAACTAGCTAAAAAAGCAGAGAATGCAAAACTTGATTTCTTGTTTAAACCTGACGTTCTCCATCTGAAAAAGGATAGTTTGAATTACTCTCCAGGATATAGTAGTCTAGATCCTACATTGATGCTCGCTTCTATTGCTCGTGAAACGGAACATATTGGTTTGGTTACAACAATTTCTACTACCTTTAATTCACCATATGTTGTGGCAAGACAACTTCAATCATTGAATTGGATTAGTAATGGTCGAGCGGGATGGAACATAGTCACTTCCATTGATGGAGCAGAAAATTTTAGCAATTCGTCGATGCCCTCCTCGCAAGATCGTTATGAGAAAGCATATGAATTTACGAATGTCGTACGTAAACTTTGGGATAGTTTCCCATATGAATCCCTAATCTACAATCGAGAGTCGGGAAAATATGTTCATACAGAAAAAATTACACCGATCCATCATAACGGTAAATTTTTCAATATTAAAGGTCCTCTAAATATCCCTGCCTATACTTCCGATTCATTGCCTTTGTTTCAGGCAGGAGCTTCACCATCAGGTCGTAAATTTGCTGCTTCAATGGCTGATGCTGTTTTTGCGTCCACACCCGATATTGATTCAGGTATAGAATTGCGAACAAATTTGAGAAATTTAGCGAACAAATTTGGGCGAACTAGTGATAGCATTCGTGTCTTTCCTGGATTATACTTTTTCTTAGCAAAGACACGTAGTGAAGCTAAGGATTTGTATAATGAAGCACATTCCTATATGAGCCTGGAACAAAAATATGCATTATTTCAATCAATCATTGGTATGGATATTAGCGAATTGCCGCTGGATCAACCCGTTACCGCAAAAATGCTCCCTGATTTCAATCAATCCGTTCGTAGCAACACACATGCTGAATTGTTGCGTAATTTGATTCGTAGTAAAGAACCTACTGTAGAAGAATTGTTGTCGAAACCTGAAGTTATTGGATCAGGGCATTGGTTAGTTGTCGGTACTGTGGAGGATGCTTTTCGTGAAATTATTAAATGGTTTCAAGCGGAGGCTATGGATGGTTTTATTGCTCTACCCGGTTCTATAAGCTCAATTAATTTGTTTTTTGATGAACTTATTCCAATGTTAGTTGAAAAAGGGTTGTTCAGACGGGAGTATTCAGGTTCTACATTATGCGAACATTTAGGAGTTCATAGTTCCCAATAG
- a CDS encoding Bax inhibitor-1/YccA family protein encodes MRSGNPSLRENTFDHYRGLAQHEQMTIQGTVNKTFLLLLLVFVSATFTWYRYFSGEDVSIYLIIGAIGGFLIALVTTFWKSAAPITSSLYALLEGLFIGGISAIYESEFQGITVLAVTLTFSVLFGLLLAYKFGFIQVTQNFRLGVFAATIGILLAYLINIILYFFGLSIPFLHDSGPIGILISIFIVIIAALNLVLDFDFIEQGANMGVPKYMEWYGAFGLIVTLVWLYLEILRLLAKVMSKRS; translated from the coding sequence TTGAGAAGTGGAAATCCAAGTTTACGGGAAAATACCTTTGACCATTATCGAGGGTTGGCACAACATGAACAAATGACGATCCAAGGTACGGTGAATAAAACATTTCTTTTATTATTACTCGTATTCGTTTCCGCAACGTTTACGTGGTACCGCTATTTTTCAGGAGAAGATGTAAGCATATATTTAATAATCGGCGCCATTGGTGGTTTTCTAATCGCACTTGTGACGACTTTTTGGAAAAGTGCCGCCCCGATTACTAGTTCGTTGTATGCGTTGTTGGAAGGACTTTTTATCGGAGGAATTTCTGCTATATATGAAAGCGAGTTTCAAGGAATTACGGTTTTGGCGGTCACTCTTACTTTTTCAGTTTTATTCGGATTGTTATTAGCATACAAATTCGGATTTATTCAAGTGACGCAAAATTTCCGACTCGGGGTATTTGCAGCAACGATCGGTATACTTCTTGCTTATTTAATAAACATAATTCTCTATTTTTTCGGGCTATCCATTCCTTTTCTCCACGATTCCGGTCCGATTGGTATTCTCATTAGTATTTTCATCGTCATCATCGCCGCTTTAAATCTCGTCCTCGACTTTGATTTCATCGAACAGGGTGCAAACATGGGTGTACCAAAATATATGGAATGGTACGGAGCTTTCGGGCTGATCGTTACTTTAGTTTGGTTGTATTTGGAGATTTTACGGCTCTTGGCAAAAGTTATGTCGAAAAGATCGTAG
- the gatB gene encoding Asp-tRNA(Asn)/Glu-tRNA(Gln) amidotransferase subunit GatB: MNFEAVIGLEVHVELKTESKIFSPAPAHFGAEPNTNTNVIDLGYPGVLPVLNKEAVDFAMKAAMALNCEIATETKFDRKNYFYPDNPKAYQISQYDKPIGKNGWIEIEVDGKKKRIGITRLHLEEDAGKLSHAEDGYSLVDFNRQGTPLIEIVSEPDIRTPEEAYAYLEKLKSIILYTGVSDVRMEEGSLRCDANISLRPIGQEKFGTKTELKNLNSFNFVRKGLAFEMKRQEKVLLSGGVINQETRRFDEATGETILMRVKEGSDDYRYFPEPDLVELYIDDEWKERVRASIPELPDERKKRYVEEWGLPAYDAKVLTLTKEMSDFFESTVQAGADPKQASNWLMGEVSAYLNAKQTDLQDTPLTPDSLAKMIQLIEKGTLSSKMAKKVFKELIEKGGDPETIVKEKGLAQISDEATLLKYVTDVLDANPQSIEDFKNGKDRAIGFLVGQIMKATKGQANPPLVNKLLLQEIKKR; encoded by the coding sequence ATGAATTTTGAAGCTGTAATCGGGTTAGAAGTACACGTAGAATTAAAAACGGAGTCGAAAATCTTTTCTCCCGCACCGGCCCATTTCGGAGCGGAGCCGAATACGAATACGAACGTCATCGATTTAGGATATCCGGGTGTTTTGCCCGTTTTAAATAAAGAAGCAGTCGATTTTGCGATGAAAGCTGCGATGGCATTAAACTGTGAAATTGCAACAGAAACGAAATTCGACCGGAAAAATTATTTTTATCCGGATAATCCAAAGGCGTACCAAATTTCCCAATACGACAAACCGATTGGAAAAAACGGTTGGATTGAGATTGAAGTTGACGGAAAGAAAAAACGGATCGGAATTACCCGTCTCCATTTGGAAGAAGATGCAGGAAAATTGTCCCATGCAGAAGATGGCTATTCCCTTGTCGACTTTAACCGGCAAGGAACTCCGCTCATCGAGATCGTTTCCGAACCGGATATTCGTACTCCGGAAGAGGCGTACGCTTATTTAGAAAAATTAAAATCGATCATTTTATATACGGGTGTATCCGATGTACGAATGGAAGAAGGTTCGCTACGGTGTGATGCAAATATTTCCCTTCGTCCAATCGGTCAAGAAAAATTCGGTACAAAGACGGAATTGAAAAACTTAAACTCCTTTAATTTCGTTCGGAAAGGATTGGCCTTCGAAATGAAACGGCAAGAAAAGGTACTGCTTTCCGGCGGCGTCATTAATCAGGAAACTCGTCGATTCGATGAAGCAACAGGGGAAACGATTCTTATGCGCGTGAAGGAAGGTTCCGACGATTATCGCTATTTCCCAGAACCGGACTTAGTCGAATTGTATATTGATGATGAATGGAAAGAACGGGTTCGTGCATCGATTCCAGAACTCCCGGATGAACGGAAAAAGCGGTATGTGGAAGAATGGGGTTTGCCGGCATACGATGCGAAGGTGCTTACGTTAACGAAGGAAATGTCCGATTTCTTTGAGTCGACCGTTCAAGCCGGAGCTGATCCGAAACAAGCCTCGAACTGGTTAATGGGTGAAGTGAGTGCATATTTGAATGCGAAACAAACAGATTTACAGGATACACCGTTGACGCCAGACAGTTTGGCGAAAATGATTCAATTGATTGAAAAGGGTACGCTTTCGTCCAAAATGGCGAAAAAAGTATTTAAAGAATTGATTGAAAAAGGTGGAGATCCGGAAACGATCGTTAAGGAAAAGGGACTGGCACAAATTTCCGACGAAGCGACGTTGTTAAAATATGTCACGGACGTATTGGATGCGAACCCGCAATCGATCGAAGACTTTAAAAATGGAAAGGATCGGGCTATCGGATTTTTAGTCGGTCAAATTATGAAAGCGACGAAGGGACAAGCGAATCCGCCCCTCGTAAACAAACTGTTACTCCAAGAAATTAAGAAACGATAA
- the gatA gene encoding Asp-tRNA(Asn)/Glu-tRNA(Gln) amidotransferase subunit GatA: MALFDYKLKDLHELLHKKEVSASDLVDESYKRISEVDGKIQAFLTLDEEKARKQAKEIDDALSRGEDQGILFGMPIGIKDNIVTKGLRTTCASKILENFDPIYDATVVEKLREAGTITIGKLNMDEFAMGSSTETSHFQKTYNPWNLDAVPGGSSGGSAAAVAAGEVPFALGSDTGGSIRQPAAFCGIVGLKPTYGRVSRFGLVAFASSLDQIGPMTKTVEDNAYLLQAISGLDKNDSTSANVPVPNYVEQLTGDIKGLKIAVPKEYLGEGVGEAARNAVLEALKVLEKLGATWEEVSLPHSKYGVAAYYLLASSEASSNLARFDGIRYGYQAKDAKNLLDLYKKTRSEGFGDEVKRRIMLGTFALSSGYYDAYYKKAQQVRTLIKKDFDDVFEKYDVIIGPTTPTPAFKIGELIDDPLTMYANDILTIPVNLAGVPGISVPCGFHNGLPLGLQIIGKHFDEGTVYRVAHAFEQATDYHKQKPQL; this comes from the coding sequence ATGGCTTTATTCGATTATAAGCTGAAAGATTTACACGAATTATTACATAAAAAAGAAGTATCTGCCTCTGACCTTGTCGATGAATCGTACAAACGGATTTCCGAAGTCGACGGAAAGATTCAAGCGTTTTTAACGTTAGATGAAGAAAAGGCGAGAAAACAGGCGAAGGAGATCGATGACGCTTTAAGTCGCGGAGAAGATCAAGGTATACTGTTCGGCATGCCGATTGGAATTAAAGATAATATTGTGACGAAAGGTTTACGAACGACTTGTGCTAGTAAAATTTTAGAAAACTTCGACCCGATTTACGATGCAACGGTTGTCGAAAAATTACGGGAAGCAGGAACGATTACAATCGGTAAACTTAATATGGACGAGTTTGCCATGGGATCATCTACGGAAACGTCCCATTTCCAAAAAACGTACAATCCGTGGAATCTTGATGCGGTGCCAGGCGGTTCATCGGGAGGTTCTGCGGCAGCCGTTGCAGCGGGAGAAGTTCCCTTTGCCCTCGGTTCAGATACGGGTGGATCCATTCGTCAACCAGCCGCTTTTTGTGGAATCGTCGGATTAAAACCGACGTATGGACGCGTATCCCGGTTTGGACTCGTTGCATTCGCGTCTTCTTTAGACCAAATCGGACCGATGACGAAAACCGTTGAAGACAATGCTTATTTGCTTCAAGCAATTTCTGGATTGGACAAAAACGATTCCACTTCGGCAAATGTTCCTGTTCCAAATTATGTGGAACAGTTAACCGGCGATATTAAAGGATTAAAAATTGCCGTACCGAAAGAATATCTCGGTGAAGGTGTTGGGGAAGCGGCGAGAAATGCGGTTTTAGAAGCGCTAAAGGTATTGGAAAAACTCGGTGCAACTTGGGAAGAAGTATCGCTACCTCATTCGAAATACGGTGTGGCTGCTTACTATTTGTTAGCATCGTCTGAGGCGTCTTCCAACTTGGCCCGGTTTGACGGTATTCGTTACGGGTATCAAGCGAAGGATGCGAAAAACTTACTCGATTTGTATAAAAAGACCCGTTCGGAAGGATTTGGCGATGAAGTGAAACGCCGCATTATGCTCGGAACCTTCGCATTAAGTTCAGGGTATTACGATGCTTATTATAAAAAGGCACAACAAGTTCGTACGCTTATCAAAAAGGATTTTGACGATGTGTTCGAAAAATACGACGTCATTATTGGACCGACGACACCGACACCTGCATTTAAAATTGGTGAATTAATCGATGATCCATTAACGATGTATGCCAATGACATTTTAACAATTCCGGTAAATTTAGCCGGCGTACCGGGAATTTCCGTACCGTGCGGATTCCATAACGGCTTGCCCCTTGGCTTACAAATTATCGGAAAACATTTCGATGAAGGAACGGTTTATCGGGTGGCCCATGCCTTTGAACAAGCGACGGATTATCATAAACAAAAACCACAATTGTAA
- the gatC gene encoding Asp-tRNA(Asn)/Glu-tRNA(Gln) amidotransferase subunit GatC: protein MSRISKEQVEHVAHLARLSFSEEELEKFTHQLDAIITYAEQLNELDTSNVKPTSHVLDMKNVMREDIPEKGLPREEVLKNAPDHQDGQIRVPSILE from the coding sequence ATGTCAAGAATTTCAAAGGAACAAGTTGAACACGTGGCCCACTTAGCTCGGCTTTCTTTTTCCGAGGAGGAGTTGGAAAAATTTACACATCAATTGGATGCGATTATAACTTACGCGGAACAATTAAATGAACTCGATACGTCAAATGTAAAACCGACATCCCATGTATTAGATATGAAAAATGTTATGCGCGAAGATATCCCAGAAAAAGGTTTACCTAGGGAAGAAGTATTGAAAAACGCACCAGATCATCAAGACGGACAAATTCGCGTGCCGTCCATTCTTGAATAA
- a CDS encoding YueI family protein gives MGKHGPNLDDYLQKGLYGEKKTKAGERQRFLGTLRERIILALFEDQIYEYKVYPEVEREMANHPNARLLLNGEISYEYLSKYVKIANQKGIPFTIVEDLVDDTDIGLVLTYDYAINKEQIFIEKKENKQNTSPSGNGEGDGGFKGFFKKWFN, from the coding sequence ATGGGAAAACATGGTCCGAACTTGGATGACTATTTACAAAAAGGACTGTATGGAGAGAAGAAAACAAAGGCTGGTGAACGGCAGCGATTTTTAGGTACACTTCGAGAACGGATTATCCTTGCGTTATTTGAAGACCAAATATATGAGTACAAAGTATATCCGGAAGTGGAGCGGGAGATGGCAAACCATCCAAACGCCCGCTTACTATTAAACGGTGAAATTTCCTATGAATACTTAAGCAAATATGTGAAAATCGCCAATCAAAAGGGGATTCCCTTCACGATCGTGGAAGATTTGGTTGATGATACGGATATCGGTCTCGTTTTAACGTACGATTATGCAATTAACAAAGAACAAATTTTTATTGAAAAAAAGGAAAATAAACAAAACACCTCTCCCTCCGGAAATGGGGAAGGAGATGGAGGTTTCAAAGGTTTTTTTAAAAAATGGTTTAACTAA
- the pruA gene encoding L-glutamate gamma-semialdehyde dehydrogenase: protein MVVPYKREVLTDFSVKENEKAFLEGLKTVENYLGKDYDLIIGGKRVTTEEKIISTNPANPKEVIGRVSKANKEIVEEAMQVASKTFETWRKSKPEMRADILFKAANIVRQRKHEFSALLVKEAGKPWREADADVAEGIDFMEYYGRQMLKLKDGMEVLSHPHEENRFSYIPLGVGVVIPPWNFAFAIMCGTTVAALVSGNTVLLKPASATPVVAAKFVDVLEEAGLPQGVLNYVPGSGSEIGDYLVDHPKTRFISFTGSREVGARIYEKAAKIQPGQIWLKRVIAEMGGKDTIVVDEDADIEVAAQSIVTSAFGFSGQKCSACSRVVAVGEAYDKVLNRVVEITKDLSVGDPSEKSTYVGPVIDQAAFDKIMRYIEIGKKEGRLLTGGEGDNSNGYYIQPTVFADIDPEAVIMQEEIFGPVVTFTKANDFDEAIEIANNTEYGLTGAVISKNRYHIEKAREDFHVGNLYINRGCTGAVVGYQPFGGFNMSGTDSKAGGPDYLLLHMQAKTVSEKY from the coding sequence ATGGTCGTACCTTACAAAAGGGAAGTATTAACGGATTTTTCTGTAAAAGAAAATGAAAAGGCCTTTTTGGAAGGGCTGAAAACGGTTGAAAATTATTTAGGAAAAGACTACGATCTGATTATCGGGGGAAAACGGGTTACGACAGAAGAAAAAATTATATCGACAAACCCGGCGAATCCGAAAGAAGTAATCGGTCGAGTATCCAAAGCGAATAAAGAAATCGTCGAAGAAGCGATGCAAGTTGCTTCTAAGACGTTTGAAACGTGGAGAAAATCAAAACCGGAAATGCGCGCCGATATTTTATTTAAAGCCGCCAACATCGTTCGCCAAAGAAAACATGAATTCAGTGCATTGCTCGTAAAAGAAGCAGGAAAACCGTGGCGGGAAGCCGATGCGGATGTTGCTGAAGGTATCGATTTTATGGAATATTACGGCAGACAAATGTTGAAATTGAAAGATGGGATGGAAGTATTAAGTCATCCCCATGAAGAAAATCGTTTCAGTTACATACCATTAGGTGTTGGTGTCGTTATTCCGCCGTGGAATTTCGCCTTTGCTATTATGTGTGGAACGACCGTCGCCGCCCTCGTATCGGGGAATACGGTACTATTAAAACCGGCATCTGCCACTCCTGTTGTCGCAGCAAAATTTGTAGACGTTTTAGAAGAAGCCGGATTGCCACAGGGCGTATTGAATTATGTCCCTGGAAGCGGTTCGGAAATCGGGGACTATCTCGTTGATCATCCGAAAACTCGCTTTATCAGTTTTACCGGCTCGCGGGAAGTCGGAGCACGCATTTACGAAAAGGCCGCCAAAATCCAACCGGGTCAAATTTGGTTGAAACGGGTTATCGCCGAAATGGGTGGAAAGGATACGATTGTCGTCGATGAAGACGCAGATATCGAAGTGGCCGCCCAATCGATCGTCACATCGGCATTCGGTTTTTCCGGTCAAAAATGTTCCGCGTGTTCCCGGGTCGTTGCCGTCGGTGAAGCATACGATAAAGTGTTGAATCGGGTCGTGGAAATAACGAAGGATTTATCCGTTGGTGATCCGTCTGAAAAATCGACATACGTCGGACCGGTGATCGATCAAGCTGCCTTCGATAAAATTATGCGTTACATTGAAATCGGCAAAAAAGAAGGAAGACTTTTGACCGGTGGTGAAGGGGACAATAGTAACGGCTATTATATTCAGCCGACCGTTTTCGCAGATATTGATCCGGAAGCGGTCATTATGCAAGAGGAAATTTTTGGTCCGGTCGTCACCTTTACGAAAGCGAACGATTTCGATGAAGCGATTGAAATTGCCAATAATACGGAATATGGGTTAACAGGAGCGGTTATTTCTAAAAACCGTTACCATATCGAAAAGGCGCGGGAAGATTTCCACGTCGGTAATTTGTACATTAATCGTGGATGTACGGGAGCAGTTGTCGGCTATCAACCCTTTGGAGGTTTCAACATGTCTGGTACCGATTCAAAAGCAGGCGGGCCCGACTATTTATTACTTCACATGCAAGCAAAAACCGTCTCAGAAAAATATTAA